In Maridesulfovibrio zosterae DSM 11974, a genomic segment contains:
- a CDS encoding ATP-binding protein: MSFKIFHGSIRKKLIILVLLATLPTFILYFYTEISNREDKVLRAKNTISRLVNGFSLIQQRVTESTHTLLKTVAAMPAVRKLNEAKAHVILSTLLKANPIYTNAILVDLNGDVVSAGKGGEEAKRLNFADRKQFKEACSTGEFSAGEFVIGKQSQKSIFPFAMPVMGDDGKPVGVVLIGVRLSYYCKLFRDADLYSRAFFGVSDFKGIRIFRYPMSEDVTVGLPIKSEVFRRAEHKGNPGVFETKDSSDVNRIIAYTPLRISSESPPYMYMFIGVDSSEVMEKANLVLLRGIFITLVALSLSLLIAWFVGGSAVAESIEKLAAATRRLGQGDDTLVSGVDYSDGEVGYLAQTLDGMSSLIHKREVERNEALKQLSESEEQHRILFENNPVGICLVNPETNIIEFANPAFMSLLELEDKQLGSLSLFELKYSLDAKIDAGDFKKNILGNGWNAYSVPCVTRSGQMIVVDIVSANIKIKGKDFLAGFFTDITARKHSENKLLEAKEVAEQANAAKNDFLANISHEVRTPLNGVLGMLQLLQTTNLNKEQNEYVDIGLRSSQSLMRVLEDLLDFSKIEAGKLDIYEKPFEVSELLKQCIDLLKVQADEKGIELSGQISTETQDIYLGDVGRLRQILFNLIGNAIKFTDSGSINIDIYSLPHRDTSKERLFFVVKDTGVGIPDDKIADIFESFTQVDGSRTRKYQGVGLGLSIVKRLVLLMNGSMNIESEPGIGTTVLICVQVGRNVSQVVVEFEEGESSAKPRNLNLLLVEDERVNRIMAKKILEKMGHRVTCAENGQQCLNMITKDSYDAVLMDIQMPVLTGIEASRIIRTSPEYADVSSTPIVALTAHATKSDMDAAFDVGMNEYITKPFDKSVLEDVLQRMIGLHA; this comes from the coding sequence ATGAGTTTTAAAATTTTTCATGGTTCAATCAGAAAAAAACTCATAATTTTAGTTTTACTCGCAACTCTTCCAACATTTATTCTCTATTTCTATACAGAAATATCTAACCGAGAGGATAAAGTTTTAAGGGCTAAAAATACTATCTCACGACTGGTTAACGGCTTCAGCCTTATTCAGCAAAGAGTCACAGAATCAACCCATACTTTACTTAAAACTGTTGCTGCTATGCCTGCAGTAAGGAAACTTAATGAAGCTAAAGCACATGTTATTCTTTCAACGCTGCTTAAAGCCAACCCTATTTATACAAATGCTATTTTGGTTGATTTAAATGGTGATGTTGTCAGTGCTGGAAAAGGTGGGGAAGAGGCTAAAAGATTAAATTTTGCTGACCGGAAGCAATTTAAAGAAGCATGTTCTACCGGGGAATTTTCTGCCGGTGAGTTTGTTATTGGTAAACAGTCGCAAAAATCAATCTTTCCATTTGCTATGCCTGTCATGGGCGATGATGGTAAACCTGTCGGGGTCGTTCTTATCGGTGTCCGACTTAGTTACTACTGTAAACTTTTTAGAGATGCTGATTTATATTCCAGAGCTTTTTTCGGAGTATCTGATTTTAAAGGAATTAGAATTTTCAGATACCCGATGTCTGAAGATGTGACTGTCGGATTGCCCATCAAGTCTGAGGTGTTTAGAAGAGCTGAGCACAAAGGTAATCCCGGAGTTTTTGAAACTAAAGACTCTTCTGATGTAAACAGAATTATTGCATACACACCTCTAAGAATCAGTTCAGAAAGTCCTCCTTATATGTATATGTTCATAGGAGTCGATTCTTCAGAAGTTATGGAAAAAGCTAACTTGGTTCTTTTACGTGGGATTTTCATAACATTAGTTGCTCTCAGCCTTTCTTTGTTGATTGCCTGGTTTGTAGGAGGGAGTGCTGTTGCGGAAAGTATAGAAAAATTAGCTGCAGCAACTAGAAGACTTGGTCAGGGAGATGATACGCTGGTCAGTGGTGTTGACTATTCTGATGGTGAAGTCGGGTATTTAGCACAAACTCTTGATGGGATGAGCTCCCTTATACATAAGCGTGAAGTGGAAAGAAATGAAGCGTTGAAGCAGCTTTCTGAGAGTGAAGAGCAGCATCGTATTTTATTTGAGAATAATCCTGTTGGAATCTGCCTGGTTAATCCTGAAACCAACATTATTGAATTTGCAAATCCAGCCTTTATGAGTTTGCTGGAGCTTGAAGATAAGCAGCTGGGCAGTCTTTCTCTTTTTGAATTGAAGTATAGCCTTGATGCTAAAATAGATGCGGGTGACTTTAAAAAAAATATACTGGGTAATGGGTGGAATGCATATTCAGTCCCATGTGTTACACGTAGTGGGCAGATGATTGTAGTTGATATTGTGTCTGCAAATATTAAAATAAAGGGCAAAGATTTTCTAGCTGGTTTTTTTACAGATATTACAGCACGGAAGCATTCTGAAAATAAATTACTCGAGGCAAAAGAGGTTGCTGAACAGGCGAACGCTGCAAAAAATGATTTTTTAGCAAACATCAGTCACGAAGTACGTACCCCGTTAAATGGTGTGTTAGGTATGCTCCAGCTGCTCCAGACCACCAATCTTAATAAAGAACAAAATGAATATGTTGATATCGGATTGCGCTCATCTCAAAGCCTGATGCGTGTCTTAGAAGATTTGCTTGATTTTTCAAAAATAGAAGCAGGTAAATTAGATATTTATGAAAAACCTTTTGAAGTCTCTGAGTTGTTGAAACAGTGTATAGATCTGTTAAAAGTTCAGGCCGATGAAAAAGGAATTGAACTCAGCGGGCAAATTAGTACCGAAACACAAGATATTTATCTGGGAGATGTCGGGCGGCTTCGACAAATATTATTCAACTTGATTGGGAATGCTATCAAGTTTACCGATTCAGGATCTATCAATATTGACATATATTCTCTTCCGCATCGTGATACTTCCAAAGAGAGGTTGTTTTTTGTTGTTAAGGATACTGGTGTAGGTATTCCTGATGATAAGATTGCTGATATCTTTGAATCTTTTACTCAGGTTGATGGTTCCCGCACCCGTAAATATCAGGGGGTCGGCTTGGGTCTATCTATCGTAAAACGTTTAGTTTTACTGATGAATGGAAGTATGAATATAGAAAGTGAACCGGGTATAGGAACTACGGTACTTATCTGCGTACAAGTAGGGAGAAATGTTTCACAGGTGGTTGTTGAATTTGAGGAGGGAGAGTCTTCTGCAAAACCTAGAAATCTTAATTTGCTGCTGGTAGAAGATGAAAGGGTTAATAGGATAATGGCAAAAAAAATATTAGAAAAAATGGGACATAGGGTTACGTGCGCTGAAAATGGTCAGCAATGCCTTAACATGATAACTAAAGATTCTTACGATGCTGTACTTATGGATATTCAGATGCCTGTATTGACAGGTATTGAAGCTTCCCGCATTATTCGTACCTCGCCAGAATATGCAGATGTCTCATCTACTCCGATCGTTGCACTTACTGCACACGCCACCAAAAGCGATATGGATGCAGCATTTGATGTCGGAATGAATGAGTATATAACCAAACCTTTTGATAAATCTGTTTTAGAGGATGTCCTGCAACGGATGATTGGTTTACACGCATGA
- a CDS encoding peroxiredoxin family protein — protein MFKYLVTLVFIIILMVSVASASPLQKGDKFPNVELKGELKDNQIEYLGLQGAGPWKIADIDADYIVVEVFSMYCPHCQKEAPYVNKLHDKLLKIDNSKKIKIIGIGAGNSEFEINFFKEKFKIDLPLFSDADLNINSNLGGTGTPHFFLVKMKDSNLKTVYSHPGRMKNCNDFLKKITNITGR, from the coding sequence ATGTTTAAATATTTAGTCACGTTGGTATTTATCATAATTCTCATGGTCTCAGTTGCTTCTGCTTCACCACTGCAGAAAGGTGATAAATTCCCGAATGTAGAGCTCAAAGGAGAGCTAAAAGATAATCAAATAGAATATCTGGGGCTACAAGGTGCCGGCCCATGGAAAATTGCTGACATTGATGCTGACTATATAGTAGTTGAAGTTTTCAGTATGTATTGCCCGCATTGCCAGAAAGAAGCACCTTACGTGAATAAACTTCATGACAAATTATTAAAAATAGATAACTCAAAAAAAATTAAAATCATCGGTATTGGCGCAGGTAATTCAGAATTTGAAATAAACTTCTTCAAAGAAAAATTTAAAATTGATCTGCCACTGTTCTCTGATGCTGACCTTAATATAAATTCAAATTTGGGAGGAACAGGAACACCACATTTCTTTCTGGTGAAGATGAAAGATTCTAATCTCAAAACAGTATACTCACATCCAGGACGCATGAAAAACTGTAATGATTTCTTAAAAAAAATAACCAATATTACTGGAAGATAA
- a CDS encoding peroxiredoxin — protein MRKSNILVLVSIFSILCVMNAYADVSAEQVFNPGLLKPVDSSLKVSVGNVAPDFILPSVTGKKIRLSSFKGKKNVVISFVPAAFTPICSGQWPGYNLARKLFEKNDAILLGITTDNIPSLYAWTSQMDDGGVWFPVLSDFWPHGEAALKYGILRPEGITERAIFIIDKQGIIRYVDIHDINKRPELGTIIKALEKVNSK, from the coding sequence ATGCGTAAATCCAATATTCTAGTATTAGTCAGTATATTTTCAATTCTCTGTGTTATGAATGCATATGCTGATGTTTCAGCAGAGCAGGTTTTTAATCCGGGACTACTTAAACCTGTAGACAGTTCGCTCAAAGTAAGTGTGGGAAACGTAGCTCCTGATTTTATTCTTCCTTCAGTCACAGGCAAAAAGATCAGACTTTCTTCTTTCAAAGGTAAAAAAAATGTTGTCATATCTTTTGTTCCGGCAGCTTTTACTCCCATATGCTCAGGTCAGTGGCCCGGTTACAACCTTGCACGTAAACTCTTTGAGAAGAATGATGCAATACTGCTGGGGATCACGACAGATAACATTCCTTCACTATACGCCTGGACTAGCCAGATGGATGATGGAGGAGTATGGTTTCCCGTTCTGTCTGACTTCTGGCCTCATGGAGAAGCTGCTCTAAAGTATGGAATCCTTCGCCCTGAAGGGATAACAGAACGGGCCATTTTCATAATCGATAAGCAGGGAATAATCCGATATGTCGACATTCATGATATAAACAAAAGACCTGAACTCGGTACTATTATCAAAGCATTAGAAAAAGTTAATAGTAAATAG
- a CDS encoding FAD:protein FMN transferase: protein METPSTRRSFVKAVSAMGVGAAFAATPVSAAMRIAEALRLGDRRYKVSETRFLMGTYVAITVLHESKDAAEQGIAESFCEMERLAALFDRHRKGTPVSVLNEAGRLTDVPPELFEVMDKALTFYRRSNGAFDLTVLPVVEILRRNSDSRNSISMTGSDIDDALALVDSEALNVTEREISFGRKGMAVTLDGIGKGFIVDRASDLMAAKGLSNHLINAGGDIRARGERSVGQPWIVAIENPYKEGDYQAVLQLKNASIATSGGYEVYFDAEHSHQPVINPQEISPVNGISVSVTAPTVMEADALSTSAFVMDLKSAIRFVNGQEKCECLMVTTGGDKQISRNWEKTVHF from the coding sequence GTGGAAACACCCTCTACCAGACGTTCTTTCGTTAAAGCAGTTAGTGCAATGGGAGTCGGGGCGGCATTTGCTGCCACCCCGGTTTCCGCTGCTATGCGTATAGCTGAAGCACTGCGTCTGGGTGACCGACGTTACAAAGTCAGCGAAACCCGCTTTCTTATGGGAACATATGTGGCCATTACTGTGCTGCATGAATCTAAAGATGCTGCTGAGCAGGGAATTGCTGAATCGTTTTGCGAAATGGAACGCCTTGCAGCTCTTTTTGATCGCCACAGGAAAGGAACACCCGTTTCTGTACTGAATGAAGCAGGTCGACTCACTGATGTTCCTCCCGAGCTGTTTGAAGTTATGGATAAAGCACTTACTTTTTATCGCCGTTCAAATGGTGCATTTGATCTAACTGTGTTGCCTGTTGTCGAGATCCTTAGGCGTAATTCTGATTCGCGAAACTCAATCAGTATGACCGGAAGCGATATTGATGACGCTTTAGCACTGGTCGATTCTGAAGCTCTTAATGTTACAGAACGCGAAATAAGTTTTGGCAGAAAAGGGATGGCTGTAACACTGGATGGTATTGGCAAAGGTTTTATAGTAGATCGCGCTTCTGATCTCATGGCTGCAAAAGGTCTTTCAAATCATTTGATCAATGCCGGCGGAGATATTCGCGCCCGTGGTGAGCGATCAGTCGGGCAGCCGTGGATTGTTGCTATTGAAAATCCATATAAGGAAGGCGATTATCAGGCCGTTCTCCAGCTTAAAAATGCTTCGATTGCCACTTCTGGCGGGTATGAGGTGTATTTTGATGCTGAGCATAGTCATCAACCTGTCATCAATCCGCAAGAAATTTCACCTGTTAATGGCATAAGTGTTTCCGTTACAGCTCCAACCGTAATGGAAGCCGACGCTCTTTCAACTTCTGCATTTGTTATGGATTTAAAAAGTGCAATACGTTTTGTAAACGGTCAGGAGAAGTGCGAATGCCTAATGGTCACAACAGGCGGAGATAAACAAATTTCCCGTAACTGGGAAAAAACAGTTCATTTTTAA